In Magallana gigas chromosome 1, xbMagGiga1.1, whole genome shotgun sequence, the sequence TGATTATGAATTTCCCCTTAGATTTTTTGGTCAGCCCCTTCCTCAAACAAAACagaattgtttattattatcatgTATTATGCCCTCCCTCGAAGAAGggatattgctttgctgctgtctgtttGTCGGTAGGTATGTCTGTATGtaggtccaccaacagtttctgttcattttcatCGCAGAGGATTAAAATATTTGGTGTACaggttaatcatgataatatctaagtCAAGTTAGACATTGAGTACAATCAAGCAATTTTCAACAGTTATGCCCCTTgcacgtagaaaaattccaattatttgcaattTCCATTTTTTCCTCACAGATGTGATAACATGCTCTAATAATTTTTCAGATACCAAAACTTCTGCAAAGCAAGAACTTGCAGAAAGGACCGAAGCACCCAAAGATGTTGCTGTAGTGTCAGAAAAAGATGggaaaagagagagaaaaatgaCCTCAAAGATGGAAGAGAGTACAAAGGTATGAGAATTAAGATAGACAGACAAAAATTTTACTGCTCTCATGATGACATATACCTGTATTATAGTTTTATGATATTGAGATGTGATTTAATCTATCAACAGTCTTACCTGATTAATTTTACtttctaaaaatgacaaaaataaaaccattttaacatcatcatgaacaattttaattgtaaatatcctgcataaaaatgtttttgctttgaagaatatacaattttctgatcattttttttttaaatatcatttttgacAGGATGTCACAAGGTCCGCAGTAAAGCCTGCGAAAAAAGGCAATCTGCAGACAAACGGAAAGGTACAAAAAATACTAGTTTATTCATTAACTTTTATGTTGAccactgtataaaaaaaaattgatcagtGTTTTTCTTTCACATAGCAATTTGAGTATATCTAACTAACAGTGAATCATCTTATGTTTATCCTTAAAAtcctttctatatatttttagagaaaaaaatcaagtaaaaaaGAATTGCCATCAGCTTCATGTCTTGAAAGTGTTGAGACATTACcagtatgtacatttattttaccCATCATCTTCaacattttttccttttttctttaatgCATTATAGGATGACCAATTGGATTTTATACCTAACCatgcttatttttatgcataaacCTTTTTACAAACACATTTTAGGATAAATCAAAGAAGAAGAAAAGTAAGGACGCTTCCATTAAAAAggcaacagaaaaaaatgtaagttgaaatatgtacttttaaagtttaatcATGGTCAATGTGTGACATTTAATGCCATTTTAACACCAGGTTTTTGAAATTATAGAAGAAAGATATATCTCATGTTGCTGACATATTAATGTCCTCGCTAATGGAGGAGGAAGATTCCAACAATTCTTCATCCCTGAAAAGTGGATCACAATCTACTGGAGACCCAAAACTAGCAAGCCAGCTTTCTTTGACATCATCAAGATCATCGTCTCCAACACCTTTATTTTCTGCACAGCCAGAAACAGCGACAACCTCATCAAGGACACCACAGTCATCGTCGTCATGGACACCACATTTGTCCTCATCATGGACGCCACATTCATCATCAACATGGACACCTTATTCATCATCAACATGGACACCACAATCCCAACCAGTATCATCCTCATGGACACACCATTGTGAATCATCATGGACACAACAACAATCCCAGTCACATTTTTCACTCTGGACACCACAGCCCCAACAACATCCATCTTCATCTTGGACATCACCTCAGTCGTCAGGTACATCGCTTCATTCCCAGGAGGGTGGTTATCAGTCCTCAAGTTCCTTATCAGGAGAGGCTGTTGTAGTGTCAATGGATATTGACAGACTTCAGACAAGCCAGACGTATCAATCCTCTTGTAGAAGCTGTGACCAattgaaatttaacatagagACTCTGCAGCGTCAGTTATATGAATTGCAGCAGACATACTCTGTCTACAACACCAGATTATATCAGGTAAATTGGTGACACTTGTGTGATCATTCATGGATTGTtaaacaaatatgaattatGACTTTTTAGTGTAGATCTGTAAgtgagttattttttaaataattttatttgataaccaTATAAGAAGTGAAATGGTTTAATTATTCACAGCTTGAACAGCAGGTGACACAAATGAAGTCGAATATTCAAGGAACTGTGGCAGGCATCAGTGGACTACAGGTatttaaatcatgaaattcatattatgtaACTACCTCTTTCCCCACCATCAGAAGTGATTTGACAATGTATTATATGATTACATCATCTTATTAATTGTACTACATAGACTATATGGGTGGTACATCATATactatatgtatttaattaaatgttaactCAGTTTGTATCAATCTTTAAATAGGATCAACAACCAACAGTTGAAGTAGTTTCAGAAATTCTATATAATGGATTTACAAAGGTAAGTGTAAAATTATACGAAATGAATAGTCTTTTGTCAATAATAAGTAATTGATAGGTGAATTCCAGATTTATTTACTATTTTAGTAATGTACATTAAGTGTTTTTCCTTACATGATTTACATGAAGTAATTAAACTTTgactttgaatttttaaatcatctactaatctcatatacatgtattggtgtTGGTTtgcttttttcttgatatgatTAAGTTATCTCTACATATAGATAAAGATAGGTTTTAACATTTCGCacctttttttaatgaaaaattaggCACAGCTGGAACATGACCTTCCTAGCAGAGGATGGAAGTCTGATGCTAAGTGGCTGCTAAGGAGAATGTTTTCATTAGCAGAACTGAAAGGCCATTCTATAACTGGCCATCATGGCAGCAAAAAGACTGGAGCAGCTCGGCCCCCGTTAGAAAACCGAGACAAACTTCGAGTCCTTTATGGTAACTAGCTATGAATAATAATATATGTAATTGAAATACTACTTTAAGCAACATTAACTGAGTTTCTGACTTTCTAATGTATAGTCAGATAATGATAATGTGCTCAGAttcaaatgacattttaaatatgttGAATCAGTAGCTGAGGTTTACAATTTCTTAGTATGCCCTATTGAAGACTgaaaatatgactgaaacttCAATCTCAATCTTTTAGTGAGCGCTGCTAAATTTTCTGATTAAATCAGAGTTGTATAAATTAAACACTGCATGATGCCCTCCTTAGCATATtagatttttatatcattttgtctgtaatgaaataattttctctttcatttcgttttttttttggttaattacAGACATCATAAAGGAAAAGTATCCTGGCCGAATGATTACAGACATTAATTTAGTGCTTGCTGATGTGGTCAAACCGTCTGCAGCTGGGATGTCATCAACTCTTTAAAGGTCTATTGGCAGCACTTGATTTAAACTACCCCATTAATGGATGTTTGACATTATATCTTATCATAAGATCATTTTGATCTGAGAAAATGGAATTAGGTTCGGACGCTAagaattttaatgtgtttttttaattattatttacacAAACTCAGGATATGAATTTtgcatgttaattttttttgtatgtatatatttcaGATAATATTATCTTcatgtatttaataataattttccaTATCTTGATTACTGTGAGACCTTGttagtgttttattttcatttggaaGTGATTCGGAAACCACTTGGAGGTTAACTTGGAAACCATTCGGAGGCGACTTGGAAGTAATTCGGAAGTTACTTGGATATTACACGGAGAATGTATTGAGCTGTTTGATATTTGGAATTTATTCGGAAGCATTCGAAATAGTGTTCCAATACTCCAAATTGTTATTCAGAAATTCCAAATTATGATTTCCAAATAATTATTCGGAAATTCCAAGTCTGACTTGGAATTTCTACACACGGGATTGATCGAACCTTAGTGACCGAAATAGACAGGAATGAAATCTAGAtgcctcttttatcaattggttgaaaccaccattgcttttaggaaaatcatagactgcataaaataataatgatgatgtcagactcaaactccaatatgagacaatttgtttctttctttaatCCAACGACTTAAgtacattaactgtaaattcattTAACGATATAATTTAgacacaaaaacacttaaaaccaacatgctctcaaatatcagtataccttgTATTCCTACGCACTATGAACTTGCGCGAGAGTTGGTGCGTGGCGCGACGTAACAACGCCACAGCCAGCGCGAAATCACTgcgcgtaaaaataatataaccaaatgatgaaatgtactgcatgttatgtactataattaatgaattctcatgaaatctacaccaacaagtattccattttatttgtatttcataaatgtatattcattcatatttttctggtttttttcttctttttaagagGCTGGCCTTCACaagcttttataagaaatatagattcacgaggcagttcttatttttttccctttgtacagagataaactctttgggggggggggagcaagAAAAAGGCAGAACTATGGAATTtcagcaaacttgttttgacaccaaatttaattaaaattaattactgcactataaCTTTGCAGTTAGTTTCTCTTCACATGACATGTGTACACGAATTCTAGACGTTTCGTGACCAAGATGTTTCGGGACTAAGACTTTTCGGGTCCTGGATCTTTTGGGACTTAATAAGATTTTTTGGGATTTGTATAAAATTAATGCTAAATTCATTTAAGTCCATGTTCaatttgatgggtttttttgtgtgtaaataaatcttatatataaaactttaaaaaaaaaggaaatggtTAATTGTACTGTGCGTGCATGTTTAAAGTACTTAATCATGATAGTGATTGATAAAACACATGTTTATTTCaacctttcattttaattttttgataaagagAATACAAATAATGCAGCATGACAAAGAAAAGCcctgatttaaaaagaaaatttatttttattgtgcatttacatgtatgcaagCCTAAAGGTCAGTTAGCGTAAGTGAATTTTCGACGATGACCTTTGTTATAACCATGATAAATAGTATAACTAATTTGAACAATGATGAATGAGTAATAGGAAATATATTAAGTAGATAATAACGCGTGTGTGTTGACAGCTGGGGGGTCTCTTCATTAGTCTCCTCATAATAAACACCTGGGTACACCTATACACAGGTCAGGCTAAAAGGTgtgatttgattgtttttataacaattatcGGTAGCCCCGATCCCTCCTTGGATATTTCTAGTAAATGTATCAAATTACGGCTGAGGTAACAGTATAATAAATCAACTGTTAGTATTACTGTCGGGGCTTATTAACTTCACCCTTTTAGGTACAGGCTCCTGTACCCTTTATTTTTGTCGTCGACAAAATGCCCTTTTGGGGAAAAATAGATTCACTCAGTAATACGACTCAACGCAAGttagcaaaaaacaaaaaacaaaaaaaacaaaaagtttttcCTGGTTTTCATTTGCATGTTACAtgtttaatcattaaattaatgttttcattaaaatcaaccACACTTTATAGATCACTGACAATTTGATGAGGATATCTCATCTAGCGTCCGGGTCTCGAAACGTCTTTAACATTAGGTCACGAAAAGTCTTAGTCCCTAAACATCTTGCATCCGTGTAGTAGTATATAAATACTGGAAACTTGAGAACAAATGtactcaaataagaaaacaatatacagttaAGCTTAATTACAAGTCATATACGGAAGCGATGTCACTTTACTATAACATAGAGACATCGTATAGTATGC encodes:
- the LOC105319880 gene encoding uncharacterized protein DDB_G0271670 — encoded protein: MPLARRKIPIICNFHFFLTDVITCSNNFSDTKTSAKQELAERTEAPKDVAVVSEKDGKRERKMTSKMEESTKDVTRSAVKPAKKGNLQTNGKRKKSSKKELPSASCLESVETLPDKSKKKKSKDASIKKATEKNKKDISHVADILMSSLMEEEDSNNSSSLKSGSQSTGDPKLASQLSLTSSRSSSPTPLFSAQPETATTSSRTPQSSSSWTPHLSSSWTPHSSSTWTPYSSSTWTPQSQPVSSSWTHHCESSWTQQQSQSHFSLWTPQPQQHPSSSWTSPQSSGTSLHSQEGGYQSSSSLSGEAVVVSMDIDRLQTSQTYQSSCRSCDQLKFNIETLQRQLYELQQTYSVYNTRLYQLEQQVTQMKSNIQGTVAGISGLQDQQPTVEVVSEILYNGFTKAQLEHDLPSRGWKSDAKWLLRRMFSLAELKGHSITGHHGSKKTGAARPPLENRDKLRVLYDIIKEKYPGRMITDINLVLADVVKPSAAGMSSTL